GATATACATACCGAAAACAATAGATTTGGACATCTTCATACCACGCACACAAACAATTCCAAGTGAATCGTAGGTCTAGATGTGAAAGGTAAAATAATACAGTTattagaagaaattattttaggataggcaaagatttcttaaatagaaCAGACATATACACTAACTATAagggaaaatattgataaaatggcCTATAGTAAAATCAAGAGCTTCTCTTCATTAGCACACCATTAAGAGATTGTAAAGGAAAGTCACAGACTGAGGGAAGATATTTACTTTACCTATAGCCAACAAATGGATACAGTTCTGGAATGTTTTCAAGAActcctaagaaaaaaaaaacccaatagaaaaaatgggtaaaaaaCTGGAACAGTTACTTCTCCAAAGAGAATATCCTAAAAGTCAGCCaacacatgaaaaagtgctcaatctTTTTGATCAAAggacaatgcaaattaaaacccttATGAGCtaaaaatgttggtgaggatgtggagcaactggaatgaTCATACATTGCTTGTAAGGAAGTAAAATTGGCACACTCACTTTGGAGAACTGGTGGTATCAACTAAGCTGATCATAAAcacaccctatgacccagcaatgattaaatgattaaatgattaaaacttaaatgattaaaactttttaaaaatttttattggagtatagttgattcacaatgttgtgttactttctgctatacagcaaagtgaatcagttatacatatacatatatccctcttttttagattcttctcccatataggtcattacagagtattgagcagagtttcctgtgctatacagtaggtccttattagttacctattttacacatagtagtgtgtatatgtcaatcccaatctcccaatctatccctcccccctttcccccctggtaaccataagattgttttctacatctgtaactctatttctgttttgtaaataagttcatttgtaccatttttaaagtcaaatATTCCAGAGGTTATATATGAATTTTCAGCTTTTACTGTAGTTGTATTATTTTAAGAAGCATCATATAAGAGAAAAGGGTagaaaaatttacctttttaGAGAATTTATGGATATAGTACTTTGGTAAGCACTTACAAGCATTTGTAGGGAAAAGGCAAAGCACATGGAATCCCTAAGTGGAAGATacagaggaaaatataaaagatctAGAGATGTTGCTCTACATAACTAAGCTATGAACTCCATGAGGAGCAGAAGTCACAACCATATAACCAGTACCCAGCAAAGAAGCTGGAACGTTAGAGGTACCCTAACAtttgtggaaggaagggaggcaggaagggaggaaagaaaggagggagcaaTTTGGTTTTGAGTTGAATGTGATAATGTCCCAGGGACAATGGCCAAGGAACTTCTTTATGTCTAAAATTTAATTCTGAGTTGTTTTCATCACAAAAGTATAAGTATCATCTATGCCCCCAGACTTTCAGTAAAGTCTGTTCGATACACAAATGTCTGTGTAAGTAGATTTTGTGGAAATCAAGGAAAGGAAACAGTGCTATGGTGTCTGAATCATTACAGTCTGAACAGAAACAGAGTATTGACTAGGaagaagatcaataaaatgaaCTAATTCTTCTAAAGTAAAAGTTCAGAGCCAGAGAAGATTAGGAAATAAAACAGTAAGTCACCATCCTCCAACCTCTCCACTCTTGGATTCCTCAGCGATGCTAGGAGTAGCCAGGATTCCCACCAAAGAAGAAGAGATGGTGAAAGCCAATTTCACTTCAATATCAAATGACAGGATGCCTCAGTGATACCTGGGATGCACACTTATTGTCTCAGTTTATTCCTGAAACAGAGGCATATGATGGTATCATTAtctttgttttatagatgagcTAAGGTTTAGGGAGCTTAACAAGCCTGCAGCCAAGGGGCagaaaccaggatttgaaccaaagTCCCTCGAACTGCTTCCCCACAGCTACAGACTATTACATACAAGACATATTTCTGGGTCCTAGaccaagaagagaaagaaatcatcACTGCTCTATCTTTTAAAAGACTGTCCTCAAAGACAAACTTTGCAATTTTACAATTTATTATGAAATAAAGCAAAGAATGGAGAGAACTTTCTAAGTTCAAGTACAAATAGAATAGCTCTAATAGCAAAATAGATGATTCcccaaacagaaataaaagcaaggaaATAGCTAGGCAGGATAGCTACAATATCCTTGGATGTTCACACCATCACAATAAATAGCCCAAGCAAAAGTTCACTCATCTCAGTCTATAAAATCTATGTTATTAAATATTGCTACTACATGAATCTTAAAGATGATTAGCTgtctaaagaaaaaggaaaaaaaaaaggcatctctgttctagtaatttttattgaaaactgggaagctgaagaaaaaaacatgaacaaAAGAATTATTAATAATGTGTAAACCTCTGAAAAACTTCATATTTCCCAAATCATATGTGAAGTGACTGAAATAAACAATGTGAGAGTTCAGTAAATGACAGCTTTAAATGGGCCATCTAGGGTTCTCCTAGTGATCTCCATTATAGAGTAAACCAGAGCATTTCTGAAAGCCAGGGTGTTATTTCTAAAAAGAAGAGTCATGAAACCAATGTATAGTAAAAGCTATGACTTGCTTTAATGAGATAGTACAGTGAGCCATACATACTAACATTTCTTTGATTAGAGGGAACATTTCTTCTAAGAGTAGAGTCAGTgataggaagaaaggaaaattttcCCTCCAGAAATTGTCCATACGTTTTGCCTCTCTGAAAAACTGTTAGTGAAATAAGAAAACCATTTTGTGCTGACAAAAGAAGTGGATGGTCAGATTCTCCATAAGGCACTAAAGCACCTCTGTTATGAGAAAAGGCACCCATTGCTCCTGGCAGGCACACCTCATGTGCCTccattttctgtaaaaaaaaaaaaattttctctacTGTTTCTCCTTGAGCAACTCTGAAAAGGAAATATAGAGATGTGTTTCTGGACGTAACAGAGAATGAGGACAAAAGGAAACCAACTGGCGGTCAGTTCTCACTTCCTAAAAAAGGCAGAAGGAGTTAGCGTGTTGACCACCAGTGCAGATGGCTTGTTTTATCTGCATGTGGGCTCCAATGGAAAGCAAGCACAAAATAAGGCTCTAAGTATTAAAATAAACCAACATGtgtttgaaatttgtttttaagtctTCCCTGCCCAGATTAACTAAAACACAGAACTTTAGGTTACTCCGAACATGTTTGGGGATCTACCAATACACAGCAGCAAGTGAGGGAACTAGAAAGCTACAGCCACCTTTTTCATGCCATAAATCTCAGGACCTAGAAACTGATGTCTtcatccttcctccttctccctgcctcccatCTAATCATGGAGGGATCCTTTGCAAAGTTTTCCACTGTGGTCCTCTGATGAAGTAAGACTCTGAACCTCTAACTGACACCATTGTACCCTTCGCTGTACAATTCCCCAAACTACTTGGTTTCTCAGGTAAGATTTCTTTGTCCTGCATGGAAATTATTCTGCAAGCCCATAAAAAATTGGGGGAAATATAGAGGACCAGTCACTCTACTTGAGTACATGTCCAAAGACTCTCTAACCGAGTGAAATATAAGGTAATCCCTTGCTTGCCATTAAACACAGTGACTGAACCCATACTCCATtctcagaaaagaaaatcagaccCTAATCAGCAAAGGATGATTCACAGACAGCAAAAATTCTTGCAAATAAAGAACTCTACTGAGACGTATATTTGTAATGCCAAGTAATTAAGGTTTATTGAGAAATACAGAGCGAAACAAGTTCCCTTTTTCCGAGGCACAAAAACAAGCCAGAAGACAAAGCAGCTAGGTCAAAACATGCCAAAACCATTAGAGACTGGGGCATGGGTGGTAAATTTCTGGAAACATCCAGAGGTATATGTGCCACCAGTGATCAAACACTTAAAACAAGATTGGTGCTGGCCAGAAAAACGTTAGATTGCCAACGTCAGCTTATTCAAGCCTGGCAGCCAGCAGTCAGGCAGTTAGAACAGGGGTCAGCAATGAAGAGTTATTCAGGAACAGGCAGCTTGTTGGAAGATCCTGGAAACACAGCTGGCAGGTCATGGAGTCTTGATTCGCTCACGGGCCCCTGCACACTCAGCAAATTCTTCGCCAGCTGGACACGCAGGACTGCTTGTACATCCTGGAGACCCCGCAGGATGGTTGGCAGATGGTGGAGACTCCTCCCACCGGCTGGCAGACAGTGGAGACACTTTTCACTGGTTGGCACACAGTAGAGATGCCGCCCAGGGGCTGACAGCCACTGGAGACAAAAGTGAGCGGCCGGCTGCAGGGAGTTGAGCAGGGATTGGAGACACAAGTGGTTTGCCGAGAGCAGGTCATCCGGACAGGGCTGGAGACATAAGGAGTTGGCTGGTAGCAGGTTGGCTGGCAAGCAATGGGCTCGCAGCAGGTCTTCTGACAGTGGTCCAGGAGCCAGGAGCCAGTTTGGACGGAGCTGGGCAAATAGATGCCACTCAGGCAGTCAGCATCCGGGGTAGAAACTGTGGCAACTGGGGCCACTGGCGCAGTGTATTGTCCTCCAATCATCCTGGAAGAGAGTTTCCTTGTGGAGCAGTTGTAGGACATGGTGCCAGATGGAGAGATGTGAGTAACTTGCTGAAGCTGGCTCCTGAACTGTGAATGCCACTTCAGGCTCCGAGCTTTTATATATCCTTGCTGGTGAGTGGGGCTCCCACCCTGGTCTTCCTGGCTTCCTTGGCTCACACTGGCTTGCGTTAGAACATCTTGTGACTCTCCAGGTTAATTGTCTCTTGAGAAGCCTTCATCCTCATAAAGAAAGTTTAGTAGTTTGGTAACTAAATCATAGGCTTCTGGACTGTACTTAGTCCCAGGATTAAGGTTGGTTGACAGTTTCAGAGCTATTGGTCATCCCAGCCCACACTTCATCCCTCATTCATTTTGCTTGGATACAATGAGTGTCCATCGACAGTAACATCAAACATGCCACCATTCCATCATGACACTATCTCCCTTCTGACTGGGACTAATTACACACCCACACCAAGCTTGGGTTGTTGTTGATACTTAATGTTTTAGGCATAACTTAATCAGTCACCCTCCCATAGCTAACGGAGCTTCTAATGAACAAGGAACATTCCTGAATATGCTTCAAGATGACAATGACAACACCTATCAGGAAAAAGGACACAAAGACATATCCAGAGTACAAACTGGCTTGGAAAATCAATTAGGTGATCAGAGCAAGATGCCCCTGGGAACGTTAGAGGGCAGTGGGACTCACCCTTTATGTCCAAGCAGCAAAGCAAATCGGAAGCTAATTATGTGGGACTGCATTTGTAGCCAAGTTTCTTTCTAAATAAATTGGATGAGCTTTATTCCTAAAATGTTTAATCTTGTAACAATGGATAAGAGTGACTCATAAGACTCATCAATATGCCAGTGGAACAGgcttagttaattttttaaattattataatgtTAATTTGAAAGGGTAGGGTGTCTTTCTCCCAAGATGCTCAATATATTCAAAAGATGTTtattttcacacaaaaacttatagaTAGGATGCACTTTTATTATGCACAAACCAAAGGCTCTTTAAGGTCACTGTCTCCATCAAGGATAAGGGGAGGAGAAAGTGGGAGAAAGCAGGCCTTTAATCAATATTTGGTGATGAATGGATATGTGAACAGTGTACTATAacatttaattattctttttattcttgggGAAACCATAGAAGGATATCATTctcctttatttcattttgctACAATAGAGTCAATCCTCAACACCAAAATGATTGATCCTTTTGATCCATCTGTACGCAACACTTTCAACTCTGGCAAAATAAGTCACTTCAACACAGCTTCAGTGGTTGGTGATATTTCTACATCAAAACAGCTGTAAGATCTGACTCATTGTGTAAACTGGCTTATGTGGGGTAGGAAAGAGGGACAACAATGGATTTATGTATATTCGAAGGCTACAGTAGACTGCATTTTACACATGCACAAAGCAAACAGCTTTATGTTAGAACTCATCAGAAGTCCTTTTTCCGAATGCTTCATTCTCTATTCATCCCACTGAAGCCATGTTGGGAGCTCCCCACAGCTCTAATTTGGAGGCTAATAACACACCTCAACGAGACGATGCTGTGCTGTGGGCGGTATTATAATTCCCAGAGATCAGACCATCACTCCCTCAGTGACTCGCAGCGTGTTCTCAGGTATGGGGAGAAATTAACGAGATGACTACTTTCCACAAGGTTGGGACTATGCTCTTCCCACCACGGGGAACATCCCAGTTGGTGTTTGAAGGTCCCAGTCCCTGGTCACAAGGGCTGGCTTGCTTGTTTGAAAATGGATGCGTAGTTTACAGTCTTCTACCAGCCATGGATTCATAGGCTGATGTGGAAAAGTACCTCATCATGTAAATTAATCAAGCAACCAAGTGAAAACATGAAGTTAGTGGTAAAGTGACACAGGAGAAGTTTTCAGTACCCATTGCCACATTTCTGGAATAGAAAAGATTTGCTGAAATCATTACTCTGTCTTGATTGTTCTTTTCCActgcatgaaaataaaaaaaaaattctagaaaatatctTCCATCAGCTTCAGAAGGAAGGAAACGAACATTTTTTGAGCCTCTTCCAGGCATTAAGTTAGAGGTTTCACATACACCATCACAACTGAATGCTTCCAGCAACCCTATGGCCTAGGTATCATGT
Above is a window of Eschrichtius robustus isolate mEscRob2 chromosome 6, mEscRob2.pri, whole genome shotgun sequence DNA encoding:
- the KRTAP11-1 gene encoding keratin-associated protein 11-1 codes for the protein MSYNCSTRKLSSRMIGGQYTAPVAPVATVSTPDADCLSGIYLPSSVQTGSWLLDHCQKTCCEPIACQPTCYQPTPYVSSPVRMTCSRQTTCVSNPCSTPCSRPLTFVSSGCQPLGGISTVCQPVKSVSTVCQPVGGVSTICQPSCGVSRMYKQSCVSSWRRIC